A genomic window from Streptomyces mirabilis includes:
- a CDS encoding glycoside hydrolase family 3 protein, with product MRRTALLASAALLTGLLPLLSAGAATADEPAPVPVDRFEGEVPFASPPAGGLFTWGGDADDPPALALTTRTDAPEGTEVLTGTYDISGYGGFTHDFAFDQPAHDWSAHQGIRFWWDGQNNAKKVAFEIKDGGANGEASELWTTSFTDDFSGWKQIEIPFTDFTYRTDYQPVGGIDQVLGLTQMWGYALTLPVGVKGSFAMDDVELYGKADQSLRASVTADSVVHPVKEGATATVKLSVATTGAAPIDEPVTVAYESAGGTAEPGKDYTPVKGEITFPAGTTSGTTRTIQVPTLRDKSAEPAETIPLKLTVTGAKAPAETPQIVIDAHGLPYLDPKLPVKKRVADLVSRMSLEEKAGQMTQAERGALTAQGDIATYDLGSLLSGGGSTPTPNTPEAWAKMIDAFQLRAQATRFQIPLIYGVDAVHGHNNLTGATIMPHNIGIGAARDPQLAERTGAVTAAEVRATGIPWDFAPCLCVTRDERWGRSYESFGEDPALVESMETMIQGLQGAANGKDLKHNDKVLATAKHFVGDGGTEYGSSTTGSYTIDQGVTKVTRQQLEAVHLAPYRTAVDRGIGSVMPSYSSLDILGDGRGPVKMHARADMINGVLKDRMGFDGFVISDWQAIDQIPGDYASDVRTSINAGLDMIMVPYAYKDFRTTLVDEVRAGRVSEARVNDAVSRILTQKFKLGLFEKPYADTSGAAQIGSAGHRAVAREAAAKSQVLLKNATGVLPLKKSQKVYVAGSNADDLGNQTGGWTITWQGASGKHTDGTTILQGMRNAGGDVTYSKDASAPTSGYDVGVVVVGETPYAEGVGDVGNGNDLALTPADQAAVDKVCAAMKCAVLIVSGRPQLIGDRLGEIDALVASWLPGTEGDGVADVLYGKRAFTGQLPVTWPKSETQLPINVGDASYDPQFPYGWGLTTLTKVPGGGEATLKVLTLAARAADRTGSTQLGRAAVTKARLLVQQSTGSIITPALAKPFAEADHLLLTAHYTQALTKLLEAYRAR from the coding sequence ATGCGAAGAACCGCCCTGCTCGCCTCCGCCGCTTTGCTCACGGGGCTGCTGCCGCTCCTTTCGGCCGGAGCCGCCACGGCCGACGAACCGGCCCCCGTACCCGTCGACCGCTTCGAGGGCGAGGTCCCCTTCGCCAGTCCTCCCGCCGGGGGCCTGTTCACCTGGGGCGGTGACGCGGACGACCCGCCCGCGCTCGCCCTGACCACCCGTACCGACGCCCCCGAGGGCACCGAGGTCCTCACCGGCACCTACGACATCAGCGGCTACGGCGGCTTCACCCACGACTTCGCCTTCGACCAGCCGGCCCACGACTGGTCGGCTCACCAGGGCATCCGCTTCTGGTGGGACGGCCAGAACAACGCCAAGAAGGTCGCCTTCGAGATCAAGGACGGCGGTGCCAACGGCGAGGCCTCCGAGCTGTGGACGACGTCCTTCACCGACGACTTCAGCGGCTGGAAGCAGATCGAGATCCCCTTCACCGACTTCACCTACCGCACGGACTACCAGCCCGTCGGTGGCATCGACCAGGTCCTCGGCCTCACCCAGATGTGGGGGTACGCCCTCACGCTCCCGGTCGGCGTCAAGGGCTCGTTCGCCATGGACGACGTCGAGTTGTACGGCAAGGCCGACCAGTCCCTGCGGGCCTCCGTCACCGCCGACTCCGTCGTCCACCCGGTGAAGGAGGGAGCGACGGCGACGGTGAAGCTCTCCGTCGCCACCACCGGAGCCGCCCCGATCGACGAGCCCGTGACCGTCGCCTACGAGAGCGCGGGCGGCACCGCCGAGCCCGGCAAGGACTACACACCGGTCAAGGGCGAGATCACCTTCCCGGCGGGCACCACCTCCGGCACCACCCGCACCATCCAGGTCCCGACGCTGCGCGACAAGTCCGCCGAACCCGCCGAGACGATCCCCCTGAAACTCACGGTCACTGGCGCGAAAGCCCCCGCCGAGACCCCGCAGATCGTCATCGACGCCCACGGCCTGCCGTACCTGGACCCGAAACTGCCCGTGAAGAAACGGGTCGCCGACCTCGTGTCCCGCATGTCCCTGGAGGAGAAGGCCGGGCAGATGACCCAGGCCGAACGCGGCGCGCTCACCGCGCAGGGCGACATCGCGACGTACGACCTCGGTTCGCTCCTGTCCGGCGGCGGCTCGACCCCGACGCCCAACACCCCCGAGGCCTGGGCGAAGATGATCGACGCCTTCCAGCTCCGGGCGCAGGCGACACGGTTCCAGATCCCGCTGATCTACGGCGTGGACGCGGTGCACGGCCACAACAACCTCACCGGCGCGACGATCATGCCGCACAACATCGGCATCGGCGCGGCCCGTGATCCCCAGCTGGCCGAGCGGACAGGCGCCGTGACGGCGGCCGAGGTGCGCGCCACCGGCATCCCCTGGGACTTCGCCCCCTGCCTCTGCGTCACCCGCGACGAACGCTGGGGCCGCTCCTACGAGTCCTTCGGCGAGGACCCCGCGCTCGTCGAGTCCATGGAGACGATGATCCAGGGCCTCCAGGGCGCCGCGAACGGCAAGGACCTGAAGCACAACGACAAGGTGCTGGCCACGGCCAAGCACTTCGTCGGCGACGGCGGCACGGAGTACGGCTCGTCCACGACGGGCTCGTACACCATCGACCAGGGCGTCACGAAGGTCACCCGGCAGCAGTTGGAGGCCGTCCACCTGGCGCCGTACCGGACGGCGGTCGACCGTGGCATCGGCTCGGTCATGCCGTCCTACTCCTCCCTCGACATCCTCGGTGACGGCCGGGGCCCGGTGAAGATGCACGCCCGCGCGGACATGATCAACGGCGTGCTCAAGGACCGCATGGGCTTCGACGGATTCGTCATCAGCGACTGGCAGGCCATCGACCAGATCCCCGGCGACTACGCGTCCGACGTCCGTACGTCGATCAACGCCGGCCTGGACATGATCATGGTCCCGTACGCCTACAAGGACTTCCGTACGACGCTGGTCGACGAGGTACGGGCGGGCCGCGTCAGCGAGGCTCGGGTGAACGACGCCGTGTCCCGCATCCTCACCCAGAAGTTCAAACTCGGCCTCTTCGAGAAGCCGTACGCGGACACGAGCGGCGCGGCACAGATCGGCTCCGCCGGCCATCGGGCGGTCGCCCGTGAGGCGGCGGCCAAGTCCCAGGTCCTCCTGAAGAACGCGACCGGCGTACTGCCCCTGAAGAAGTCCCAGAAGGTGTACGTGGCCGGTTCGAACGCCGATGACCTCGGCAACCAGACCGGCGGCTGGACGATCACCTGGCAGGGCGCGTCCGGGAAGCACACGGACGGTACGACGATCCTGCAGGGCATGCGGAACGCCGGCGGTGACGTCACCTACTCGAAGGACGCCTCGGCACCGACGTCCGGCTACGACGTGGGTGTGGTCGTCGTGGGCGAGACCCCCTACGCGGAGGGCGTCGGCGATGTGGGCAACGGCAACGACCTCGCTCTGACCCCCGCCGACCAGGCCGCCGTGGACAAGGTGTGCGCCGCCATGAAGTGCGCGGTCCTGATCGTCTCGGGCCGCCCGCAGCTCATCGGGGACCGCCTGGGTGAGATCGACGCCCTGGTGGCTTCGTGGCTGCCCGGCACGGAGGGCGACGGCGTGGCGGACGTCCTGTACGGCAAGCGCGCCTTCACCGGCCAGCTCCCCGTCACCTGGCCCAAGTCGGAGACCCAGCTTCCGATCAACGTCGGCGACGCGTCCTACGATCCCCAGTTCCCCTACGGCTGGGGCCTGACCACGCTGACGAAGGTCCCCGGGGGCGGCGAGGCCACACTCAAGGTCCTCACTCTCGCCGCTCGGGCGGCAGACCGGACCGGCTCGACGCAACTGGGCCGCGCCGCGGTCACCAAGGCCCGCCTCCTGGTCCAGCAGAGCACCGGCTCAATCATCACCCCAGCCCTCGCCAAACCCTTCGCGGAAGCCGACCACCTACTCCTGACCGCCCACTACACCCAAGCACTGACGAAACTCCTGGAGGCCTACCGAGCCAGGTGA
- the cimA gene encoding citramalate synthase, giving the protein MTETSELDDSFHVFDTTLRDGAQREGINLTVADKLAIARHLDDFGVGFIEGGWPGANPRDTEFFARAQQEIDFKHAQLVAFGATRRAGGKASEDPQVKALLDSGAQVITLVAKSHDRHVELALRTTLDENLEMVRDTVSHLCSQGRRVFVDCEHFFDGYRANPEYAKAVVRAAWEAGADVVILCDTNGGMLPAQVQAVVATVLADTGARLGMHAQDDTGCAVANTLAAVDAGATHVQCTANGYGERVGNSNLFPVVAALELKYGKKVLPDGALREMTRISHAIAEVVNLTPSTHQPYVGVSAFAHKAGLHASAIKVDPDLYQHIDPEQVGNTMRMLVSDMAGRASIELKGKELGIDLGGDRELVGRVVERVKERELQGYTYEAADASFELLLREEAEGRARTYFQVESWRAIVEDRPDGTHANEATVKLFAKGERIVATAEGNGPVNALDRALRVALEKIYPQLAKLELVDYKVRILEGKHGTQSTTRVLISTSDGAGEWSTVGVAENVIAASWQALEDAYTYGLLRAGVEPAE; this is encoded by the coding sequence ATGACCGAAACCAGCGAGCTCGACGATTCGTTCCACGTCTTCGACACGACCCTGCGCGACGGCGCGCAGCGTGAGGGCATCAACCTCACCGTGGCGGACAAGCTGGCCATCGCACGGCACCTGGACGACTTCGGCGTGGGCTTCATCGAGGGCGGCTGGCCCGGCGCCAACCCGCGCGACACCGAGTTCTTCGCCCGCGCCCAGCAGGAGATCGACTTCAAGCACGCCCAGCTGGTCGCGTTCGGCGCCACCCGCCGCGCCGGCGGCAAGGCGAGCGAGGACCCGCAGGTCAAGGCCCTTCTCGACTCCGGCGCCCAGGTGATCACCCTGGTCGCCAAGTCCCACGACCGCCACGTCGAACTCGCACTGCGCACCACCCTCGACGAAAACCTGGAGATGGTCCGCGACACGGTCTCCCACCTGTGCTCACAAGGCCGCCGGGTCTTCGTCGACTGCGAGCACTTCTTCGACGGCTACCGCGCGAACCCCGAGTACGCGAAGGCGGTCGTGCGCGCGGCCTGGGAGGCGGGCGCCGACGTCGTCATCCTCTGCGACACCAACGGCGGCATGCTCCCCGCCCAGGTCCAGGCGGTCGTCGCCACGGTCCTCGCCGACACCGGCGCCCGGCTCGGCATGCACGCCCAGGACGACACGGGCTGCGCGGTCGCCAACACCCTGGCCGCCGTCGACGCGGGCGCGACCCACGTCCAGTGCACCGCGAACGGCTACGGCGAACGGGTCGGCAACTCGAACCTGTTCCCGGTCGTGGCCGCCCTGGAACTGAAGTACGGCAAGAAGGTCCTCCCCGACGGCGCCCTGCGCGAGATGACCCGCATCTCGCACGCGATCGCCGAGGTCGTCAACCTCACCCCCTCCACGCACCAGCCGTACGTCGGCGTCTCTGCCTTCGCCCACAAGGCGGGCCTGCACGCTTCCGCGATCAAGGTCGACCCGGATCTCTACCAGCACATCGACCCCGAACAGGTCGGCAACACCATGCGGATGCTGGTCTCCGACATGGCGGGCCGCGCGTCGATCGAGCTCAAGGGCAAGGAACTCGGCATCGACCTCGGCGGCGACCGCGAGCTGGTGGGCCGCGTCGTGGAACGCGTCAAGGAGCGCGAGCTCCAGGGCTACACGTACGAGGCGGCCGATGCCTCCTTCGAACTCCTGCTCCGCGAGGAGGCGGAGGGACGGGCCCGCACGTACTTCCAGGTCGAGTCCTGGCGCGCGATCGTCGAGGACCGCCCCGACGGCACCCACGCCAACGAAGCCACCGTCAAACTCTTCGCCAAGGGCGAGCGCATCGTCGCCACGGCGGAGGGCAACGGTCCGGTGAACGCCCTCGACCGTGCCCTGCGGGTCGCCCTCGAAAAGATCTACCCCCAGCTCGCCAAGCTGGAGCTCGTCGACTACAAGGTCCGCATCCTCGAAGGCAAGCACGGCACCCAGTCCACCACCCGCGTCCTCATCTCCACGTCCGACGGCGCGGGGGAGTGGTCCACGGTGGGCGTCGCGGAGAACGTGATCGCGGCGTCCTGGCAGGCGCTGGAGGACGCGTACACGTACGGCCTGCTGCGCGCAGGCGTAGAACCGGCGGAGTAG
- a CDS encoding agmatine deiminase family protein: MTPAADGFRMPAEWTPHERTWMAWPGPNPTFDNPEDLAEARAAWAAVARAIRRFEPVTVVCGPGQSQAARALLGPDVDTVERGLDDAWMRDIGPTFLTDGKGELAAVDWTFNGWGAQDWARWEHDAKIGAYVADLAGAKTYASKLVNEGGAIHVDGEGTVLLTETVQLGPERNPDWTREQVEAEIHAHLGTRKAIWLPRGLTGDYPPYGFGTLGHVDIVAAFARPGVVVAHSQPDPAHPDHEVTKEVIGRLQAATDARGRRLEVVEVQAPTILEADGHWADYSYINHYLCNGGVVLCGFDDPRDELAAGVFRRLFPERTVTLVDARTIFAGGGGIHCITQQQPRI, encoded by the coding sequence ATGACCCCTGCCGCCGACGGTTTCCGGATGCCCGCCGAGTGGACCCCGCACGAGCGCACCTGGATGGCGTGGCCGGGCCCCAACCCGACCTTCGACAACCCCGAGGACCTCGCCGAGGCGCGCGCGGCCTGGGCGGCGGTGGCGCGCGCGATCCGCCGGTTCGAACCGGTGACGGTCGTGTGCGGGCCGGGCCAGTCGCAGGCGGCCCGGGCGCTGCTCGGCCCGGACGTCGACACCGTCGAACGTGGACTCGACGATGCCTGGATGCGTGACATCGGCCCCACCTTCCTCACCGACGGGAAGGGCGAACTGGCCGCCGTGGACTGGACGTTCAACGGCTGGGGTGCCCAGGACTGGGCCCGCTGGGAGCACGACGCCAAGATCGGCGCGTATGTCGCGGACCTCGCGGGGGCGAAGACGTACGCCTCGAAGCTGGTCAACGAGGGAGGTGCGATCCACGTCGACGGCGAGGGAACCGTGCTCCTGACCGAGACGGTGCAGCTCGGCCCCGAGCGCAACCCCGACTGGACGCGCGAGCAGGTGGAGGCGGAGATCCACGCCCACCTCGGCACCCGCAAGGCGATCTGGCTGCCGCGCGGGCTGACCGGCGACTACCCCCCGTACGGCTTCGGCACGCTCGGCCATGTCGACATCGTGGCCGCCTTCGCCCGCCCCGGAGTCGTGGTCGCGCACTCCCAGCCGGATCCGGCGCACCCCGACCACGAGGTGACCAAGGAGGTCATCGGCCGGCTCCAGGCCGCGACCGACGCGCGCGGGCGCCGTCTGGAGGTCGTCGAGGTCCAGGCCCCGACGATCCTGGAGGCCGACGGCCACTGGGCCGACTACTCCTACATCAACCACTACCTCTGCAACGGCGGCGTGGTCCTGTGCGGCTTCGACGACCCGCGCGACGAGCTCGCGGCCGGCGTCTTTCGACGGCTCTTCCCCGAGCGGACGGTGACACTGGTGGACGCACGTACGATCTTTGCCGGAGGCGGTGGCATCCACTGCATCACCCAGCAGCAGCCGAGGATCTGA
- a CDS encoding ricin-type beta-trefoil lectin domain protein has protein sequence MRRSTRAVRFLLAGLLTTAGLTTVTAAPAHAAGEPVTAWLTTTDDDGGRHVVRGLQAQTPFAFQAGTGGSGENITVDENTRYQTFTGGGASFTDTAAWLMNSSGALSGATRDATMRKLFSPTEGIGLSFLRNPMGASDLARYGYTYDDMPAGQSDPSLSSFSIAHDLADVVPLTKQALQLNPSLTVMASPWTAPAWMKDSGQLNGGWLKAEDYGAYASYFVKYLQAYRDQGVPVSYVTAQNEPTCCSGYPSMSWNASGLAYFTKSELLPKLQAAGLSTKVLAHDWNWDVYDSYAAQTVDDAAVRAHPNFGGIAWHGYGGDVGKQTSVHNQYPGVDAFGTEHSGGTWIANQQREDMLNIVDYTRNWAKSVTKWSLAVDQNRGPHNGGCGTCSGLITVHNGDGASGQVDYTIEYYTMGQLTKFVRPGAQRVASTASTSVPNVAWRNPDGSKALIAYNDSSSAKTVTIDWGSQHATYSLPGKTSATFTWAGEQVGGGGQTGAFVGLAGKCLDVAGGSSANGTAVQLYDCNGSDAQRWTVAGDGSVQALGKCLDVTSASTADGAKVQLYDCNGTGAQRWSYNSSTGDVVNAAAGKCLDVTGNSSVNGARAQIWSCTGAANQKWALR, from the coding sequence ATGAGGAGATCCACTCGGGCGGTCCGTTTTCTTCTCGCCGGACTGCTCACCACCGCCGGACTGACCACCGTCACGGCGGCGCCCGCGCACGCCGCGGGCGAACCCGTCACGGCCTGGCTGACCACGACGGACGACGACGGCGGACGCCATGTCGTCCGCGGGCTGCAGGCCCAGACGCCGTTCGCCTTCCAGGCCGGTACCGGTGGCAGCGGCGAGAACATCACCGTCGACGAGAACACCCGCTACCAGACCTTCACAGGCGGCGGCGCGTCCTTCACCGACACCGCGGCCTGGCTGATGAACAGCAGCGGGGCGCTGTCGGGAGCCACCCGGGACGCGACGATGCGGAAGCTGTTCTCTCCGACGGAGGGCATCGGGCTCTCGTTCCTGCGCAATCCGATGGGCGCGTCCGATCTCGCCCGGTACGGGTACACGTACGACGACATGCCGGCCGGGCAGAGCGATCCGTCCCTCTCGTCGTTCTCGATCGCGCACGATCTGGCCGACGTGGTGCCGCTGACCAAGCAGGCGCTCCAGCTGAACCCCTCGCTCACCGTGATGGCCTCGCCGTGGACGGCGCCCGCCTGGATGAAGGACAGCGGGCAGCTCAACGGGGGCTGGCTGAAGGCGGAGGACTACGGGGCGTACGCCTCGTACTTCGTCAAGTACCTCCAGGCGTACCGGGACCAGGGGGTGCCGGTCTCCTACGTCACCGCGCAGAACGAGCCGACGTGCTGCTCGGGGTACCCGTCGATGAGCTGGAACGCGTCGGGGCTCGCGTACTTCACGAAGAGTGAGCTGCTCCCGAAGCTGCAGGCCGCGGGGCTGTCCACGAAGGTGCTGGCGCACGACTGGAACTGGGACGTGTACGACTCGTACGCCGCCCAGACCGTCGACGACGCGGCCGTGCGCGCGCATCCGAACTTCGGGGGGATCGCCTGGCACGGGTACGGCGGGGACGTGGGCAAGCAGACCAGCGTGCACAACCAGTACCCGGGGGTGGACGCCTTCGGGACCGAGCACTCCGGTGGCACCTGGATCGCCAACCAGCAGCGCGAGGACATGCTGAACATCGTCGACTACACGCGGAACTGGGCGAAGTCGGTGACGAAGTGGTCGCTGGCCGTCGATCAGAACCGGGGGCCGCACAACGGGGGGTGCGGGACGTGTTCCGGGCTGATCACCGTCCACAACGGGGACGGGGCGAGTGGGCAGGTCGACTACACGATCGAGTACTACACGATGGGGCAGTTGACGAAGTTCGTGCGGCCGGGGGCGCAGCGGGTGGCGTCTACGGCGAGTACGTCCGTGCCGAACGTGGCGTGGCGCAATCCTGACGGTTCCAAGGCGTTGATCGCCTACAACGACTCCTCGTCCGCGAAGACCGTGACCATCGACTGGGGCTCGCAGCACGCGACGTACTCGCTGCCGGGGAAGACGTCCGCGACGTTCACCTGGGCCGGGGAGCAGGTCGGTGGGGGTGGGCAGACGGGGGCGTTCGTGGGGCTCGCGGGCAAGTGTCTTGATGTGGCCGGGGGGTCGTCGGCGAACGGTACGGCGGTTCAGCTCTACGACTGCAATGGCTCGGACGCGCAGCGGTGGACGGTGGCGGGGGACGGGTCGGTCCAGGCGCTGGGCAAGTGCCTCGACGTCACGTCGGCGTCCACGGCTGATGGGGCGAAGGTTCAGCTCTACGACTGCAATGGGACTGGGGCGCAGCGGTGGTCGTACAACAGTTCGACGGGTGACGTGGTCAATGCGGCGGCGGGCAAGTGTCTGGATGTGACGGGCAACTCGTCGGTGAATGGGGCTCGGGCGCAGATCTGGTCCTGTACGGGAGCGGCCAATCAGAAGTGGGCGCTGCGCTGA
- a CDS encoding class I SAM-dependent methyltransferase, producing the protein MTDLAYLAAVRESYNRVAADYAEQVKTPAQLDPLSRAMLVAFAEMVRTADVGALADLGCGPGLVTAHLADLGVSTFGIDLSPAMVELARRAHPGLRFTVGSMTELPLDDDELGGILAYYSVHHTPPESLPVVFAEFRRTLAPGGRLMIAGYVGAGERLRPTQAYGGHPVSFESYLLPPDRVAGLLEQAGLVVTARMVQEPGEGAKRTVATFLARKPERS; encoded by the coding sequence GTGACTGATCTCGCCTACCTCGCCGCCGTTCGGGAGTCGTACAACAGGGTCGCCGCCGACTACGCCGAACAGGTCAAGACACCGGCGCAGCTGGATCCGCTGTCGCGCGCGATGCTCGTCGCCTTCGCCGAGATGGTGCGGACGGCCGACGTCGGCGCACTCGCGGACCTGGGATGCGGGCCCGGCCTGGTGACGGCTCATCTCGCCGACCTGGGGGTGTCCACCTTCGGCATCGACCTCTCCCCCGCGATGGTCGAGCTGGCCCGTCGAGCGCACCCGGGTCTGCGTTTCACCGTCGGGTCGATGACCGAGCTGCCCCTCGACGACGACGAGCTCGGCGGCATCCTCGCCTACTACTCCGTCCACCACACGCCACCGGAGTCGTTGCCCGTCGTGTTCGCCGAGTTCCGTCGCACGCTCGCGCCCGGCGGCCGTCTGATGATCGCCGGTTATGTGGGAGCCGGAGAACGTCTGCGTCCGACGCAGGCGTACGGCGGCCATCCGGTGTCCTTCGAGTCCTACCTGTTGCCGCCGGACCGGGTTGCCGGGCTGTTGGAGCAGGCGGGGCTCGTCGTCACCGCGCGGATGGTGCAGGAGCCCGGCGAGGGAGCCAAGAGGACGGTCGCCACGTTCCTCGCCCGAAAGCCGGAACGGTCATGA
- a CDS encoding DUF4180 domain-containing protein, giving the protein MSTLQTIHDVPLMMCAAEGEVIGGEGDVLDLIGNASYQGAQCVVIPAERFDEAFFQLRTRVAGDIVQKFANYRMALVVLGDISRHTEASSALRDFVRECNRGRQTWFLTDVEELRERLKG; this is encoded by the coding sequence ATGAGCACCCTGCAGACGATCCATGACGTGCCCTTGATGATGTGTGCCGCCGAGGGCGAGGTCATCGGAGGCGAGGGCGACGTCCTGGATCTCATCGGCAACGCCTCCTACCAGGGTGCCCAGTGTGTGGTCATTCCCGCCGAGCGGTTCGACGAGGCGTTCTTTCAGCTGCGTACCCGCGTGGCCGGTGACATCGTCCAGAAGTTCGCCAACTACCGGATGGCACTCGTCGTCCTCGGCGACATCTCCCGTCACACGGAGGCCAGTTCGGCGCTGCGGGACTTCGTCCGTGAGTGCAACCGGGGGCGGCAGACCTGGTTCCTCACCGATGTCGAGGAACTGCGGGAACGCCTGAAGGGCTAG
- a CDS encoding MFS transporter, with amino-acid sequence MALTGREHWKKIWVGSAGNMVEWFDWFVYASFATYFAGAFFPDDNPTAQLMNTAGIFAVGFFMRPVGGWLLGRIADRRGRKTALTLTVTLMSLSALLIALAPTYAEAGYGGAVVLLVARLLQGLSVGGEYAASATYLTEASAPERRGFASSFQYVSMTAGQILGLGLQIILQRTLSDDALHSWGWRIPFVVGALGAAVVFYLRRTMLETEVYEEAASGEERGTMRALWQHRREAFLVVALTMGGTVAYYTYTTYLTKYLSNSAGLSKETATLVSFTALIVFACLQPLAGRLSDRVGRRPLLITFAVGSTFLTVPIMTMLGHVGSFWPALALALLALVVVTGYTSINACVKAELFPTGVRALGVALPYAIANALFGGTAEYVALWFKDAGIESGYSWYVAGCAAVSLVVYVTMRETRDLDLNRVGSGRKPSSEPKARLAS; translated from the coding sequence ATGGCACTCACGGGACGAGAGCACTGGAAGAAGATCTGGGTCGGCTCGGCGGGCAACATGGTGGAGTGGTTCGACTGGTTCGTGTACGCGAGCTTCGCCACCTACTTCGCCGGAGCCTTCTTCCCCGACGACAACCCCACCGCCCAGCTCATGAACACCGCGGGCATCTTCGCGGTCGGCTTCTTCATGCGCCCGGTCGGCGGCTGGCTGCTCGGCCGGATCGCCGACCGCAGAGGCCGCAAGACCGCCTTGACGCTGACCGTCACGCTGATGTCGCTGTCGGCGCTCCTCATCGCCCTCGCACCGACCTACGCGGAGGCGGGCTACGGCGGCGCGGTCGTCCTGCTCGTCGCCCGCCTGCTGCAGGGACTCTCGGTGGGCGGCGAGTACGCGGCCAGCGCCACCTACCTCACCGAGGCCTCCGCCCCCGAGCGGCGCGGCTTCGCCTCCAGCTTCCAGTACGTGTCGATGACCGCAGGGCAGATCCTCGGCCTCGGCCTGCAGATCATCCTCCAGCGCACCCTGTCCGACGACGCGCTGCACAGCTGGGGCTGGCGCATCCCCTTCGTCGTGGGCGCGCTCGGCGCCGCCGTCGTCTTCTATCTGCGGCGCACGATGCTGGAGACCGAGGTGTACGAGGAGGCCGCGTCCGGCGAGGAGCGCGGCACGATGCGCGCGCTGTGGCAGCACCGGAGGGAGGCCTTCCTGGTCGTCGCGCTCACGATGGGCGGCACGGTCGCCTACTACACGTACACCACCTACCTGACGAAGTACCTCTCCAACTCGGCGGGTCTGTCCAAGGAGACCGCGACCCTCGTCTCCTTCACCGCGCTGATCGTCTTCGCCTGTCTCCAGCCGCTCGCGGGCCGCCTCTCCGACCGTGTCGGCCGCCGGCCGCTGCTCATCACCTTCGCGGTGGGCTCGACGTTCCTGACGGTCCCGATCATGACGATGCTGGGGCACGTGGGCAGCTTCTGGCCCGCTCTCGCGCTGGCCCTGCTCGCCCTGGTGGTGGTCACCGGCTACACCTCCATCAACGCCTGTGTGAAGGCCGAGCTGTTCCCGACCGGCGTCCGCGCGCTGGGTGTCGCCCTCCCGTACGCCATCGCCAACGCCCTCTTCGGCGGTACGGCCGAATACGTCGCCCTGTGGTTCAAGGACGCGGGTATCGAGTCCGGTTACTCCTGGTACGTGGCGGGGTGCGCCGCGGTGTCCCTGGTGGTCTACGTCACCATGCGGGAGACCCGCGACCTGGATCTCAACCGGGTCGGCTCCGGCCGGAAACCCTCCTCGGAGCCCAAGGCGCGGCTCGCATCCTGA
- a CDS encoding TetR/AcrR family transcriptional regulator, translating to MDMIAERGLEKLTMAALGREVGMSSGHLLYYFHSKDELLLQTLEWSEGRLGAERGRLLAARGTARERLDAYVDLYVPDGHRDPHWTLWLEVWNRSQNADDAARERQVAIEGAWHRDLVALLAEGVSRGEFRPVDPDRCAARLRALLDGFSIHVAIGLRGTDRERILRHVREFLDESLS from the coding sequence ATGGACATGATCGCCGAGCGCGGTCTGGAGAAGCTCACCATGGCGGCGCTCGGCCGCGAGGTCGGCATGAGCAGCGGTCATCTCCTCTACTACTTCCACTCCAAGGACGAGCTGCTGCTGCAGACCCTGGAGTGGAGCGAGGGGCGGCTCGGCGCCGAGCGCGGCCGGTTGCTCGCCGCCCGGGGCACCGCCCGTGAGCGGCTCGACGCGTACGTCGACCTGTACGTCCCCGACGGCCACCGCGACCCGCACTGGACGCTCTGGCTGGAGGTCTGGAACCGCTCGCAGAACGCCGACGACGCCGCCCGCGAGCGGCAGGTCGCCATCGAGGGCGCCTGGCACCGCGACCTGGTCGCGCTGCTCGCCGAGGGTGTCTCGCGCGGCGAGTTCCGGCCGGTCGACCCGGACCGCTGCGCCGCCCGGCTGCGGGCCCTGCTCGACGGCTTCTCCATCCATGTGGCGATCGGACTGCGCGGCACGGACAGAGAGCGGATCCTGCGCCACGTAAGGGAGTTTCTGGACGAATCCCTGAGCTGA